A stretch of Tenrec ecaudatus isolate mTenEca1 chromosome 2, mTenEca1.hap1, whole genome shotgun sequence DNA encodes these proteins:
- the LOC142440416 gene encoding olfactory receptor 5A2-like, whose protein sequence is MDVTNRTTVTEFIFLGFSGVPQLRLTLFVLFLAVYLLSLTGNTLTIFIVLLDTTLQTPMYIFLGNLSFLEIWYTTATVPKLLATCVSQVVTISVAACITQYYFFFSMGATECILLAVMAYDRFVAICNPLRYSFLMSLQVCLRFSAGSWIGGFIAPLLPTILISYLNFCGPQKINHFFCDSDPIFKLSCSDTFLVEALGYTCSSVVILSSFLLTMSSYWNIVLTIIRLSSREAQKKAFSTCASHLSVVTIYYGTIIFAYVRPPAKYNFTIGKVVSVFYCVVTPLVNPLIYTLRNKDVKNAFRKTLERKRLLWASTL, encoded by the coding sequence ATGGATGTGACAAACCGCACAACAGTAACGGAGTTCATCTTCCTTGGATTTTCGGGTGTTCCCCAACTCCGGCTCACATTGTTTGTGCTCTTTCTCGCTGTGTACTTGCTTTCCCTCACGGGAAACACACTCACCATTTTCATTGTTCTGTTGGACACCACACTCCAGACACCCATGTACATTTTCTTAGGAAACTTGTCCTTTCTGGAGATCTGGTATACCACAGCCACAGTGCCCAAACTGTTGGCCACCTGTGTCTCACAGGTTGTGACCATCTCGGTGGCTGCTTGCATAACGCAGTACTACTTCTTCTTCTCCATGGGGGCTACCGAATGCATTCTGCTGGCGGTGATGGCCTATGACCGGTTTGTAGCAATATGCAACCCGCTTCGCTACTCGTTCCTCATGAGTCTTCAGGTTTGTCTGAGGTTTTCAGCAGGATCCTGGATTGGGGGCTTCATTGCCCCACTCCTCCCTACCATACTCATTTCTTATCTTAACTTTTGTGGCCCCCAGAAGATCAACCATTTTTTCTGTGACTCAGACCCAATTTTCAAGCTCTCCTGTTCAGACACGTTCTTAGTGGAGGCCTTGGGCTACACGTGTAGCTCTGTGGTGATTCTAAGTTCCTTCCTTCTTACTATGTCTTCCTATTGGAACATTGTGCTCACAATAATCAGACTTTCTTCCCGGGAGGCTCAGAAGAAAGCGTTCTCTACATGTGCCTCCCACCTGTCTGTGGTTACCATCTATTATGGCACCATTATCTTTGCCTATGTCCGACCTCCAGCTAAATACAACTTCACTATTGGTAAAGTGGTATCTGTATTCTACTGTGTGGTCACACCATTGGTAAATCCTCTAATCTACACCCTCAGAAACAAAGATGTGAAGAACGCTTTCAGAAAGACTCTAGAACGAAAAAGATTGCTCTGGGCCAGCACCTTGTAA